The Cottoperca gobio chromosome 8, fCotGob3.1, whole genome shotgun sequence genome contains the following window.
cacatcagtccaatgttagccactctacactggcttccagtaacttttaaaattgattttaaggtcttctttcttgtatacaaagccctaaacagaACCACACCAAGTTACAcagccaactctctaataaatcatgtgcccccaagaacattacgatcatccactactggtttattaaatgttcccagaaacatccaaaagaaaatcggggatgcagcctttatcaattatgcaccaaagctatggaacactttacctgcagacattagggaggcaagctctctcagtatcttcaaaagtaagttaaaaacatatctttattttacatatttttatcttagccttttaatggtgccactttaaactaatttaaatgatttcataaatttttgccatgcctggtttaacattgaatgtgtaaaggtaactgagatgaatctcagagtgtgtatttttgaaaagcctgagatcaaatagactgttttaccacgggaaaaagaggacgTTTCTCAggtaaatgtgtattggagaaaaactggttttacccgaagggagtaaaccagttgaaaggccacaggggcgcattgttgatctcatgctttcaaaatatggctctgacagtttaaaacatttacaagaatggtgggatgaatgtgatttcccggcagtagggtcgttaagtacggcacagatagggaaactaggcttgaattccaatgttattttatactattttaattctgctattatATCTGCTATTTtcattcagctatttttatacaattttaattctgctatattatattattttaattctgatattttatctgatattttatctgatattttatctgatattttatttgctattttatctgctattttatactattttaattcggctatttttataatagtacttcagactcatttacatctacactgtaattattgtactgtaaatgctcttattctgtccttgtactaattgttatgttttttttgctgtgaagctctttgggctgcaattcatgtatgaaaggtgctatacaaataaagcttattattattattattattaatattatgaaataatttttttgtgtatttctatgtgtgtttataatttCGCTATGAACTGTGGGTAATTCCTTAAATAAATGAGCAGATTGCAGACTTGATAAGGACTGCGCTAAGTCTTGgatgtattaatatttattatattgcaTACTGATACATTAATGCTCATAGACTGTATTGGTCATTACGAAACTCCACGCTATCGTCAAACATGTACTTCCGGTTCAGAGGCTGAAGGGGCTGCTGCCGGGCTGGTTGTGTACCGTTAGATGAACCATAAACGGGCGGCGTTGTTACAGCGTCTGCCATTTTGATTAGAAATAGCGTTACTTCAGGAGATATTGTAATAGCCTACACTAAATCAAGGCTACACTCTTGTAGGCAAAATGCTTTCAGCAGCCCAGTTACTCGATGAGTTAATGGGCCGAGATAGAAACTTGGCCCCTGACGAGAAGCGATCCAACGTGCGATGGGACGACGAGACCGTAAGTTAGCatacaagctaacgttagcctagcAAGTGTGATCAGCTAGCATACCACTAGCTAGCTAAAATGCCTTTATACAGAGTATGTGAGATGTGGGAGTTGACTTAAATAAGACATCTGCCATTATTccacatttaaatgataatgCACGAAAATTGGTAGCGTTAGCTGGCTTTTAGAGTGTTTTCCAGGCACGCGTGTAGGAATTAGCAACAGCGTTTGCTAATgctaattgtttttcattggcTCACAATGCGGCTTTAAACGTTGTGGATTACGTTTGTTTTATAACTGCTTTTGCTACCGTTAGCATTCAGTGCGAGTCATTGTGTAACACATTTTTAGCTCTATATCCTGTTTTGATTAGTGTATCTAACCGGAAACTTGAGACATGTAAGAACACGTACGTTTTAATTCCAATTTAGGACTGATTTGCAAGGCTAATTTATTTCCAGTTAGCATAAGTTAAATGCTATGGCCTGATCTGATTGTACTCTAACGTTATGAGATTTCAAGAAGGTTTCTATTTGACACTGAATCCAAAGAAATGTCTCTCCTCTTACAGAAGGTATGCCGATACTACCTGTGTGGCTTCTGCCCAGCTGAGCTATTCACAAACACCCGCTCAGACTTGGGTAAGTCAAAGATTTGAAAATGCAACTTTTATAATCTGTTTTAATATAGCAATAGCTGCATCTGTCATATTGGAAGATAACACTTTGCAATTATTTCCTAGGCCCTTGTGAGAAAATCCATGATGAAAATCTTAGAATAACGTAAGTTCAGTTATTCAgtttattaaacaaataaatgtcttgATATTTCCACCTACTAAACGGCTTCTTTCCCACTGTGTCCAGGTATGAGAAAAGCTCTCGGTTCATGAAGGAGGGCTATGAGCGGGACTTCCTGCGCTATTTGCAGTCACTCTTGACAGAAGTGGAACGTCGGATTCGTAGAGGGCATGCCCGCCTTGCACTTTCTCAGGCTCAGCAGAATGCAGgggtgtgtgcatttgtttatgCACCATGTTATGTAACCCATGCTTATCACTGTATTGCGTTTACGTGGTTTTTGCTTGAACTTAAGCACTGTTTATGCACAGTGTCCTTACTAAATCTGTCACCTAGTCATTAGACAGTGCAATGGAAATGGGGGTTAAATGGCCTATGTGTTTTTTAACCCGAGatgcattgtatttatttcttcagGGTCCTGGTCCAACAGGAAAGAACGAGGAGAAAGGCCAGGTTCTAACCGAGAAGATTGAAGACCTAGTTTTACAGGTttgtaacaaatgttttaaataatttatatttttataattaattcatGCATACTAGTCTTTGTAATTTGGAACGAGCTAGGATGTATTGTAATTTGAATGTCACATTTGTCAATTTATCAGCTGGAAGTACTAATATGGAACACATAATCTCTTATCTTTACATAATCTTGTCTGAAACCTTTTCATGAGACGTGAAACTATGTTCTCATTGACACCTCAGAAATCTCGTTGTCAGTGTTGTGACAAAATGGCTGATTTGACTCGTTTCTGTTTTGCTTTCGCTCAGATTGAGGAGCTGGGGTCGGAGGGCAGAGTGGAGGAGGCCCAGGGAATGATGAAGCTGGTGGAAcagctgaaggaggagagggagctgCTCACCTCCACCCCCTCGGTGAGTCAGCTAACTCCAGGCCAATCGACCCACAGATGCTGCTCAAGATAGTGGGCACTGCTCATGCAATGCTATCTGTCGGCAAACATCTTTTATTCTTACACAACTGATCAACGTCAAACTGATGTTGGACTGAAAATGATTCCACCAATCTCACTGACATTCATCATGGCTAGCTAAAAGTTATTCTTGAGTCAACAATATCTGATTATCAGTCTCAATGCTAAATCTGTGCAAGTTGGACAAGCAGTTGTGTTCTGGTGCAAAACATATATTGCCTATTACATTGTTTCATGATGTAATGTATTCACTTTTTATCCAGACCATCGAGAGCTTTGCAGCCCAAGAGAAACAGATGGAGGTGTGCGAGGTGTGTGGGGCCTTCCTCATTGTGGGTGACGCCCAGTCCAGAGTAGACGACCACTTGATGGGCAAGCAACACATGGGCTACGCCAAGATCAAATCCACTGTGGAGGAGCTCAAGGTAACGGGATCAGATATCGCAATACATATCAACATAATTGGATGCAGCACGCAGAATTTATGCAGTATAAGTTATTGGGTCCATGGTACACTAGAGCGGAGTAAAACACTAGAGTATTAAACCTGTCACAAGAGAAGCTAGTGCTATTTGTCATTTTACCCTTTTTACAAAGTGAATGATCTACAGTAGATTATTCCTCAATTATTTTAATGCGACAGCCGAGGCCGAAGGCTTTTGGTTTTGGCAAACGTACACTTAAACTCAAGGGAGAACTGATTATATCTTGGTCATGGTTGCGAAATATggttttggccataactcaataATTCATACACTAATTATGACGATGccacacaaatgtttaatggGATTAAATTATGACTTTTTGGACATGGaggtaaactgcaacttgactgttGGGCGGAGGCATACGGCAGTCAGGCGGTTATTGCAGTTGATTTTGGCTCTGGTTTAAAATCAGCTGATTGCTTAATGGGTGCTTTGCTTATTTACTCCCAGGAGAAACTACGTCGTCGCTCAGAGGAACCCCAAGATGAAAGCCCAGCGCTTAAGAAGGACAGAGAAGACCGTGAGCgtgagagggaggaaagggagaaaaagcgcaaagaggaggaagagaaggaaaaggagcggGAGAAGGAACGTGAAAAGGAGAAGGAACGAGAGAAGGAgcgtgagagggagagagacagagacagagaccgcgAACGGGACAGAGATAGAGACCGGGAGAGGGACCGGAGGACACGTCGAAGCAACTCAAACAGCCGCCACTCCAGTCGAGCATCAGACAGGAAAAGGAGCAGGTCCCGAGATCGCAGACGGTCCAGGAGCAGAGACAAGGACAGGGAGAGGGAACGCAAACGCAGCAGGTATGTCTAATCTTAGACCAATGACCACCATATTGACTTGACGAATAAAaacttttcatctttttgtattttgacattttaaatggaaaatgtcaaataaaaggATTCCTCTCTCCAGTAGTAGGGGGGTCTGTAAAATGTAGTCGTAAAAACTCCTCATATGCCCAGAGAACATTCTGTTCAATGAGACGCCTCCACTTATGTGACCACACATAACACATGTTTTGTGCCATCGCATGAGGAGACGAGTAAACGGAggaatgttttttgtaaatgtttcactTGTTGCCTTAAATTATTCCATGCCCTCTTTTTATAGGAGCCGGgacaaggagagggagagggagagggacaaggagagggagagggacaagGAGAGGgacaaggagagggagagggacagggagagggagaggaggcgcAGCCGAGAGCGTTCTGACAGAAAGCGTCGCACCCGCAGTCGCGACAGGAAGAGGTCGCTCAGCTCGGAGCGCAAATCTCACCGCCATCGTAGCCGCAGcaaggacaaggacaaggacaaggacaaggacagagagagagacagagaggagaagagagacagggacagagagcgGTCATCGAAAGACAAAGGTGAGgacttgaatgttttgtttttttgttcactacATTCTAAGTTAATCTTTTGGCGTGATAATTAGgggctgtgttttttttgtctcgGAGTGTGTGCCGATTTCCAATAGACGTATATCATTTTTTCCCCAGACCGTAAGGTGCCGGAGGAGAGGAGCAGCTCTAAGAAAGACAAGCACTCTGACGGCGATGCAGCTGCCATCAAGGCTTCGTCAGAAGCAGAACCGATGGAGAAAGAGGCGGCTGCCTCTGCCTCCGCCTCCCCTCAGCTTAACGGCCAGCAAGAGCTCCTCCATTCTGAAGGTGACACTCAGTCCAATTAAAACTGATCTGATAGGACCTCAGATCAGGCTCAGGTAAGTgcgtcctcctcctcgctccCCCCTGGCTCTAAACCCCTCCACCCTCCCACCTCTCCCATCTCCCCTACCCACCCTCACCCAACCTTTCCCACCCTGTTTTACGTTCAGTTCAATGCCTATGATTTTGTCTTATGTACTATGTGCATATATCTTTATCCTGTTTTTGAATAGTGCATCATAATTATGCACTGAAGACGAAGAACTAGGCCCGATGAATGAGAAGAAGGTAGAAAAGATTCACACAAAGCCAAGAGGGAAAGGCCAGTGTAGCCCTGAGCAAACATGCCCGGAGGTACCCCTCGTTTTCTATATCGGTTCTTCATCCATATAGATGTGTAATTGTCTTTGTGGACAGAATGGCAGAAACAATATTAATCACTCCACTCAAAATGTTCCTGCCTGTATTTacctgttttttgttttgttatttttacttttaagaaGGAAAATGTAGTAATTTTGATTTGCTGAGATATTTCCCTCCACATACGAAGAAGCTTCAGCCATATGTAAACACGCATACATTCTTAAAGCTATCGCCAAAGATGTACGTGGAAATAGaagcctttttattttgacGTAATCGTACCTCAAATGCCATGGATCTGTTGTCTAGCTTACTGTGCCTGATAATgccatgcagtgtgtgttttggggggtGTCATAGCACCGGGGGCCTTACGTAACTTACTAACTGGAGGGTAGGGTTTATCAAATGAATTGCAGCTGACTTCCATACCTCACACAGCGTTGGTGTTGTGAGCGAGACCACATGAGAAAAGGGCAAATTAAAAATCATGGATACTCTCTGACTGTCAAACTGTGCAGGTACTCACCCCAGGTACTCCTTTCTCTACCCACATCCATTTCTGAATGCTGTTGCCTGTCAGAAAAACAATTCTGTACTTCTCCAGAACATGAACTTGAAAGCttgaatgtgtatatatttttatttatttattgtgtttcttCTATTTGCTACCTTTCAAATATGTTTGGGGGAAAAGGTTGTTTCATAGAAATGTCAGAGGGACACGATGCACAGACGGCCTGCTTGATATACCTTTGCAAACTGCTCAAATTGTCACTGATTGTAGATTTCCCCGTAGTGTTCCGCAATAAGATTTTGTTAGGATGTTTTTGTTCACTTGGTAGGATGCCGTGTTTGTCTCCACCCATAATTAATCATTGAATCtgcaatgttaaaaaaaaaaaagtggactTTTGCATCGGCGTAAGGAATATCAAACAGGTTTGTCACCGTTTGTAAAACAGTAGGGTCTGAGCCAGATTGATCTTGAGTGCAAACGTCTGatcaaaaataatacatttcaagaTTAActgacaaatatttacaaaatatgatATTCTGGCCAAATGTTACTATTGTGCattattagcagtgtctctcTTTTATCATCTAAAGTTTCCTCTGCGGCTAATTGAGGGAGCTATTTAACCAGCAGTCTTTATGTAGATGGTATTGCTGCTCCAGTAGCAGCAGCTGTTGCTACAAGCACTTGTTGTGGGACCTTTGCTGACATTGCGTTTTGTGGACGTTTTTGCTCAACAGGGGAAGCTGGGATTTCTGGTGGAGGAAGAAGTGGAAGAGCGCACGCATCCTTTCCCTGAACCTGACACCTCGCTGCTTAAAAACAAGGTGAACCACAAATGTGCAGTGGCTTATTTAACAACATGAACATACATGTGTaaatgaggagagagggggaaaaataCATTGCTTTTTCTCATGTTCCATCACCTGTCTATCTTTTGGCTGGATGAGGGTAGTTGTGGTTCATCTGATGTATATCTTGGTCTGGATGTCGGGCAGGCGTCACTTTTGAATACCAAACTTTAGAGAAGTTCATTTATGGGTTTTTGTGTTCttattttgaaaaccttttACACATCCACCTTGTTTCCTGACATTTagtgaaaatgaaataaataaaaaaaacaaaaacagtgcttgtggtttgttttggtttgtcaGGTTCCActtcactctctttttttctttttttaagtcagTTGAAAGCGTATGTACAATGTTTAGTCCCATGACGGGGCgtgtctcttttctcctccactTAGAGCTCACATTGATTGCTCTTGTCCCCTTACTGTAAAATATACTGATTTAAAATTTTGATCAAGATTCGAAGACTGaagatttgtttaattttgCTCTGTGCTTTTAATGTCCATGTTGTCTCGatgaataaaaagtaaaaacttgtcagtgttttattatttatagttgTTTTTGCTCAGGAAAGTTCCTAACAGAGTGAAATGACCCGGAAGTGTTAAGTGGAAGCATCCTAAGAGCCGGTCGAATTCTCTAAAATCTCAGGAAAGGAGATGctgtcccacaattccttgcagcaacaacatttaaagtgacGTGCCATTTGGCCGTCTCAGATAAACTCTTGCAAAGAAGGGACAGAAACATCTTGTTGAGGAGGTGTGGTTGACCCTGTTGCTGTTTATGACGAGTTATTGTAAAAACTTGATTGGATGAtccaaaattaataaaatgccCTCTGTGATAAGGGACAGTAATCGCTAAGCCTACTCATAGTTTAGTCTCTAAAGACATGGTGCAAGTATgaatactattttatttattaaattgtaagccacattttaaaaccatCCACCAAAATGTTTGAGTAAAGCACGTGCACAGTAGCCTGTTCACATGCTGATACTTGTATAGATTTGGTTACATTTATTTACCATGCTGGTACTTTTAGGTTTTAATCTGTTTGATATTAACGGGAAGATGTGTCAGCTTTTGGTCTTCCTATAGAAGAGGAATACATGATGcaatagttgttttttttaaccaaggTCAAGGAAATCAAAAGCTCTAAGGCCAGCGTGATGACCTGCTTGTGCTGCCATGTTTGTTAGTGTGACTTCGACGTTGGTGTTAACGTTCTAAACCGTTTTAATGTGTTGTGTATATTTTCTAGGCACACGCATTAATAACCAGCGTATCAACTGCAGTATGCCATCTcgttataatgtattaatatccAACCACAAAGACTCATTTGAGTTTTGATCAATGGTTAAGCAGAAAGACGAGACAGTTATGCAAGCTAAGCTGTAATCTTTGGTTCAGCAACCAGTTTATGAACTGcaaaaagccccccccccccgtaccAGGGCTGGTGTTTTTCCCCTTGGTTCTGACCTTTCCAAACCAGGCGCCTGTGGAGAAAGCAGCaggagactttttatttttttacagttctTCATTTGAGTGTAATTAATAGCTACTGTAGGCTCCTCCACAAACAGCCTGTCCACATCCTGCAGATTCCCCACTGACCATTTGAAATAAAGGgaggaaaaaactaaactaataacTGAATACAGCAACATCTCTAATAATCTCATGCAATAAAGGGAGCAGGgttgtttttaatgctgttCTAAACTCTTGATTATTGTGGTCAGATACCAACAAGCGTCAGTTTGCAAGAAAAAGTATCTTTTGTCAAACAATGTGTGTATAATCTATACTCTGTATCTATAGGTAAGTGACCCGTCTTCAGTATAGCAGTTGTAAAAGTGTTTAATAAACTGATCGACCTTCATTACTGACTCAGCAACGTCCTAAGTGGTTCCCTAGGTTAAGAGGGATTCTGAAGTTTAACATTATAACTGCGTGATTTGGACTCATCTTCTTTTGCTGAAAAGGATTGAAATTCAAACTGCTTCTCGTCTTCTggcaacatttttgttttgagcCATTATTTCCATTGTCTCAATGAAGTGCAATAAGTTAACAAATAATTAACTTTGTGCGTGTGGGCACCCTACAAGCAAATGATCCATCAATTACACATAACCAGGCTTGATTGTGCAGGTGGACTGGCCCAGCTGTGacctctctgtccgtctctctcttgcGACTGCTCAACCTCATGCCGAGGCATCGCCTGAGCTTCTTGGTCCTGAATTCACTTGCCATGAAAAAGAATTAGgagtcctctcctctcttcctgcccCATAATTTCAAAGTGGCAGTTCAGATGCTCTGGTTACTTCTGGGACTGAAGCTGAAATATGGAATAATGAGCCATGGAGGGAGGGGGAATGGGTTCTGGGTAAAGAGCCAGACACGGGGCTCATTTGAGAAGATGGATtggcagcaggcagcagcagagatgcTTGGTTAGGAGCTGGATTCATGGGGCAGGTTGGACTGATGAACTGACTTTAGTTTTCTGCTCCTCTATACCATATGTGAGGATTTTAGTTTATAATCTTGAATCTTGTTTTAGGTATTAATTTACTACAAAACAGTTCCTTTACTGAACACCAGGTGGCAGTATGTATCTATTTTTCAAGGGAAGACTTTGGTCTTCACAAAGTGTGTGAGGCAGTGGCCGCACAGCtgtgcatgtacagtacttATTTTACACTTATTGTGTCTATTATTGCACGATCAGTCACACACAGGAGCAGGAAGGTAGTCACTTTAAAAAGTGCCACACTTGGGCAACATTAATAACACCCCCCAttctctctgcaacacacaacTCGTACATGTCATTAAGAAAGCCGTATTTCCCCGGGGTAAGAGCTGCAGCTAGTGGAAAAACAGACGGAAGAAACAACAGGAAGATAGTGAGTTGAAATGGCAgggggaataaaaaaaaagagtgataGAGCAGGAAACAAGGGGAGAGATGGGGGTAGTGAGCATGATGTGATGCTAAATAACCGGGGTGCAATAGGGAGCGATagatcttcttctccttttctctacTTGTACTCTTCTTTCTCAAAGACACGCAGTCAATCTCAAGTGAAGGTCGAGAGGGAGAGCAGCGTGTAGATTATGCAGCAGAGGAAGCAATTCATCAGTGCTGTCGGCGTGCTGTCTGATTAAATATCTAaactccaacacacactcacagcttaTGTCAGCTGTCAGTCACGTTCTCATGGGGGAGTAGAATTCCCCCTAAAGGCGCCTGTCATTTCTGCTGAGCTAGTACCTATTGCATGACTTCTTGCAGAGCTGTAACATTAATATTCTATTggagtgttatattattacagatGATTTAGAGATATTATGTATCCTCACAGGCAGACTGTTGGCATTGCAGGAATACTCAAACGGCAGcattgtggttgtttttgttatgcCAAAGGTTTGTAAAGCTAATTCAAACTTCCAGGCGCAGAAAGTCTTGGCGTCCCTGAATGTTACATGGTCCCAGGTTGACTTTCTTAGTATAGAAATTGCACACAAGAATAAATTGCTGGATTTTGGGACATCAATTACAAGATGATCTGTAATATGAATAAATCACAGATATGAATGGGCTACAACATGGATAAGTAAGTACAATTCAACAAGCGTATGTAAACAACGTAGCCAACACAGTCATCTGAACCAAactaaatcaaaatgtcatcatgAACAAACAAAATTGACACAATTAGCCAGCATCGTGAAACATTGTCAcaaccatcatcatcattttcatcaaagaacaacactatcactactacccGTTATCTGGACTCAGAGTCAAATTGCCATGACAGTACCATGACATGTGTGTacataaacgcacacacactattgcAGTAGGAATTATCTTCACACATACAGTTCTTAGGCCTACATGGATGTGCATCCATTGTTGTTATATcacacattttcatattcaattatttctg
Protein-coding sequences here:
- the luc7l3 gene encoding luc7-like protein 3; this translates as MLSAAQLLDELMGRDRNLAPDEKRSNVRWDDETKVCRYYLCGFCPAELFTNTRSDLGPCEKIHDENLRITYEKSSRFMKEGYERDFLRYLQSLLTEVERRIRRGHARLALSQAQQNAGGPGPTGKNEEKGQVLTEKIEDLVLQIEELGSEGRVEEAQGMMKLVEQLKEERELLTSTPSTIESFAAQEKQMEVCEVCGAFLIVGDAQSRVDDHLMGKQHMGYAKIKSTVEELKEKLRRRSEEPQDESPALKKDREDREREREEREKKRKEEEEKEKEREKEREKEKEREKERERERDRDRDRERDRDRDRERDRRTRRSNSNSRHSSRASDRKRSRSRDRRRSRSRDKDRERERKRSRSRDKERERERDKERERDKERDKERERDRERERRRSRERSDRKRRTRSRDRKRSLSSERKSHRHRSRSKDKDKDKDKDRERDREEKRDRDRERSSKDKDRKVPEERSSSKKDKHSDGDAAAIKASSEAEPMEKEAAASASASPQLNGQQELLHSEGDTQSN